tttcatttctttcttgCCGTTTTGTACACCAAGAAAATTGTAGTACCGGAGTTAATGATTCCATGTGGTGTGGGCGCAGATGAAGGCTACGGCCCTACCTGGGACAGCGACGACGAATACGACAACTTCATACGCAAGATGAACCCACCAAGGTGCACTCACAATTCACAtgctgctctctctcccctcttctGCCACCCAAACCAATCCCCCAGTGCAATACCGAACAATTTTACCACCACAATTCACATGTTTCTCTGTATCAAGTCTTGCTTGTTAATCATCCTTGTGGATTTCGCTAACTGCAGGATTGTTGTCGATAACGATTCTTGCGCGGATGCGACGATTGTCAGGGTATGTTCCTCTGGTTTTCTGAATTCGTTGGTTTCATTGTTGCTATACCAACATTTATCAGTTTATCTTTGTTCTTATTTCCCAATTGTAGGTAGATAGTGCAAATGAATATGGGATACTACTAGAAGTGATCCAAGTCCTGATTGATCTGAACCTTGCGATAAGTAAGGCGTATATAACCTCAGATGGTGGATGGTTCATGGATGGTAAGCTCCTACTACGCATAGCTTAATTGCACCTGTATTTCATTGTTCCTTTTAGTCTCAACCGAAGACaaactttttaatttggtttCCTGGTGTTTTCAGTCTTCAATGTAACTGACAAGGAAGGGAAGAAGCTCCAAGATAAGACAACCATTGCACAAATCGAAGACTATGTTAGAAAGGTATAATCCTACAACCATATTGAGTAATCATGCCTTATTTGGAAAACTTGTAGCACAATCCAATCCAATATGAGCATCTATAAAGGGCTGGGTGACTGACAATGAGCACACATTCTTGGAACATGTAGTCCTTGGGTGCAGATTCAAGGTACATACCTTCGCGGCGGAGATCGGTAGGCGTTGCCGCTGCAGCTGACCACAATGTCATCGAGTTGACAGGGACAGACCGGCCAGGCCTTCTCTCTGAAGTCAGCGCGGTGCTGGCCAGCCTCAAGTGCAACGTGGTCAGCGCTGAGGTCTGGACCCATAACATCAGAGCTGCAGCCGTGATGCAGGTCAATGATGAGGACACAGGGTTGGCAATCACAGACACCGAGAGGCTGGAGAGGATCAAGGAGAGGCTGTCTTACCTGCTCCGAGGAAGCAATCTTTCCCGGGGAGCTGCCATGGCGGTGTCGTCAGGGACTGCCGCCACGCATATCGAGAGAAGACTGCACCAGATGATGCTTGATGATGGCGACTGTGAACAGCTCCAACAGCGTGCTCCGGATCAGTTTCAAAGGTCTAATGTCACCGTAAGGAATTGGAACGACAAGGACTACTCGGTGGTGACCATCCGGTGCAAGGACAGGCCCAAACTTCTGTTTGATACGGTTTGCACTCTGACAGACCTGCACTATGTTGTTTTCCACGCGAACATTGATGCCAAGGAAAATCAATCTTACCAGGTGAATATACTGATCCAAACACCTCTTGTTAATCGATCATTGCCATTATGTATGTCCGTGAAATTTGGTTCAAGAAAACTGTGTGACATTAACATGGATGCTCCTCTGAAGGAATTCTATGTAAGGCATGTGAATGGATCACCGATGAACACTGAAACTGAGAGATTGCAAGTCATCCAGTGCCTTGAAGCAGCTATTGAACGGAGGGTATCTGAGGTAGCAATTCCATGGACTTATCTGAAATCATATCACCAAAAATGCAGCACTTACTAGTCATGTGGCTTTAAAGTTACCCTTTCCTCATTTGTGGTTGTCCCAGGGTGTCAAACTCGAGCTGTGCACTAAGGACAAAGTTGGCCTACTATCCGAGGTGACCCGCATCTTTCGCGAGAACAGTCTGACCGTCACAAGAGCGGAGGTAAGCACGAGAGGCAGGATGGCTGTCAACATGTTCTACGTTCGGGGTTCTGCAGGAGAGCCAGTAGATCAGAAGACGATAGACTCCATCAGGCAAGCCATAGGCCAGAACATTCAGGTGAAAGGCCAGCCTGAGTCACCAGAACCACAGAAGAAAGAGTCCCCCACATGGTTCCTCTTCACGAACTTGTTTCGGCCGAGGTCTCTCTACAGTTTCGGGTTGTTCATGCGTTGATCGCCCTGTAAATTCAATATACTTTAAGTGATCCAAGAAAATTAGGGATCAGAAACAGCCTTCATTCTATTGCTGTGGTGCAGGATTCGGATATAGCTAGCATATGGGGATGTTttatatcatcatcatctgtAAATATACTGATTTCGCCATCCTCACTTTGTACATATGATGTAGATAAAGGATGTAAATATAAACTGTACAAAATATGATTAAATCCCAGATTGCTACAGTCTCAGAAAACCAGTGCCTTTGACATGTAACAATTTCTCTGCATCTTCCCTGATACCCGAAATGAGAGGCCAAGTCGGCTCGCTTTGCTTTTGAATTATTGCAGCTGTCCTACCACTGGAATCTGCATGACAGCAATGGCCACTTCAAACCCTGTGGTGGGAGCAGGCTAGATGCAAGTCACTAGTCAAAAGCATGCGGTTATCTCCTTACCTGAAACTTTGGCGATAGAGACACATTGACAAAACTGCATCAAAACCAAATCAGCTTATGTTGCTGATCTTTCGATCCTGTCACATAAGCTCCGGTATAAGATTTCCAAtcaacgatgatgatgaggtggTGACGCCGCATCCTGCTCGTATTGCCTTGAAGTGGTGGCATGTGTCTGTAAGTTCAGTGGAGAGCCAAAAGAGTAGCTGAAATCAGAATCTAGATATATGCAGCACAAGAGTTCAGAATGTTTGTCACATCCTGGGAGCTCTCTATGCCCTCCTTTGCCCATCAATAGTGATGCTTTTGGCTCCAGTGATGATTGGCTGATAGCACGTATTTCTGCTTTCGATTGGTGACACCTGATCCACAAAGGCATGAATGATAAGGGCTACAGCACCAATAATGCACATTGAGGTCAAGAACTTAGAAATGGATCCTTTCAACAGCATGACGTTGCTGAAAAGTAGCCTTGTTCTGCATGGTTTGCTTTGCACAGAGCATTCGGCGCAAATGCGCCTTCCTCGCCATGGATCCTGTGCAATTGACTGGATAATGGGTGGCAAAGTGGCAGCAAGTGGCATGTCTGGTAAGCAATGTTGTTGCTCTTCCACATGTGCAGATTGAGGTACCAACAGAATTTATCTTTCGCTGCCGAAGAAAACCGAATGCAAAAGTAGACGTAATTCGGATTCTGGTCAATCGAGTGTTATTGAAAACAGTAACAGTTGATGTTTATTTTCAGATGCAGTATTTCCTTTAATTCAGGCAAAAATGACAAGAGTACAAAACAGTGTCCAGCGTTTTAACATTGCCATTCATCTGACATGTGACAATgcaaaaaaaactgaaaagtaACAAACTCTTCACTGTGCTAAGGAAATTACTATTGCACCAGCAGAGCACAGTACAGAGTAACTCTGGAAGTCTGGAGTGCAAGAGAAATAAAGCCTTTGCCAAGTACGGTAGTTTGTCGAAGAGATGCCTTGTAAAAAGCATGAGACATGGCCGATAGCTACGGGCACAGTTCTAGGCAAAGCTTTATGCAAGAGAATGCTTCATATGGCTAACACGGTATCTTCACATGCCTAACACTTACCACGTAAACCTGACCACagtaattactaattaataACAAATGATGgtaattatcactaattagtTTACCAATTAGAGAtaattagcatatttttgttacaCTAATTAACACACTAGCACTTATCAAACATAATctcataataataaatattgatTAGTAATACAACATATTAATTATCACTAATCATTTTTACTACTAATCAAGATTAAACAAGATGGATGACCTTATCCGACCGAATTAGCCTTCTCACTCTATCTGAAAGGAATATTCTTTCTACCTAGTCACCCCTCCAACATCCAACcaaatatatctaaaaataggatcctatccaaccaaacacactctaaGTTGAAGTTAGACAATGCACTGCATCATGCAACTTCCAGTAATCAAACCAAGAACTGAGTTGCAAGAGCAACATTATTGTAACATCGAGAcctctaggtaagtggtaagtgtttcagtgattaatgataactgTATCATTGTGACCAACAACTGTATTTTGAAGagtatcaaaaatttagttgaCAATGATGATTGGACATTTTTTGTCCCTAAGGCGATTCTATAGATGATCAAAGGATATGtgtatcaagattaaggatcttctagttctaaatgtcacaagaagatgaagaacacTTAGAGCAGTATATGttatattttcttaatcttttGACCTTACTATAAATGGGGACTAAGAGTAGTCGCTTGATCTAGGTTAATCTAGACTtggttagatgcacacttgtgaaattatAGCACTAAGTAACTCAGTAAAGCCTATGGATGAGTtgtcgagaagttagaactcaagaatgattgaattggatgagttcagaaAAATTTGCATACGCTGGATAGTACGGTGCCTAGCAGTTTAAACTCGCTGGAGTgttttgactcagaaggaaaATTTCAAGTcaacacatcggatagtccgacgtTAAGGATAAATATGTCGGAGTGTTTTCAGAAGATGTGAATTttctaaagaaaatgaagtataacacgtcggatggtctggtgtactTTTAAAGGCTtcgctggagcatttcttgcaaagaaggtTTCTCATATTGTTTTTCATGATTAtacgcatcggatggtccagcatGTGAATCGAAGGCTTTGTCGGAGCATTTcagaacagtaacagctagtgaCAGCTAGTACCGGTAGTGTTTGAAAAAAGGTACACGCCGGAAGATCCGACATGTGTGAGCTGATGCACgctggaccttccggcgttcacAGAAATAGTGGGTGATTGGGTAACAACTAAATTTGGACCCTCTCACTCGGTCTCACTTCAACCTTTTGCAACCCAGAGGAGCCTATACATTGTGCGTGTCAACAAAAAGCAAGAAAGAGCACTTGAATGGTTTGCAAAGTctctaattaaaatattaaggatatcattagtgcttaTATAATAggaagtgtgcatctagctgtagtttaggcttgatcttgg
The nucleotide sequence above comes from Phragmites australis chromosome 4, lpPhrAust1.1, whole genome shotgun sequence. Encoded proteins:
- the LOC133915867 gene encoding ACT domain-containing protein ACR4-like codes for the protein MSMDEGYGPTWDSDDEYDNFIRKMNPPRIVVDNDSCADATIVRVDSANEYGILLEVIQVLIDLNLAISKAYITSDGGWFMDVFNVTDKEGKKLQDKTTIAQIEDYVRKSLGADSRYIPSRRRSVGVAAAADHNVIELTGTDRPGLLSEVSAVLASLKCNVVSAEVWTHNIRAAAVMQVNDEDTGLAITDTERLERIKERLSYLLRGSNLSRGAAMAVSSGTAATHIERRLHQMMLDDGDCEQLQQRAPDQFQRSNVTVRNWNDKDYSVVTIRCKDRPKLLFDTVCTLTDLHYVVFHANIDAKENQSYQEFYVRHVNGSPMNTETERLQVIQCLEAAIERRVSEGVKLELCTKDKVGLLSEVTRIFRENSLTVTRAEVSTRGRMAVNMFYVRGSAGEPVDQKTIDSIRQAIGQNIQVKGQPESPEPQKKESPTWFLFTNLFRPRSLYSFGLFMR